In Cheilinus undulatus linkage group 14, ASM1832078v1, whole genome shotgun sequence, a genomic segment contains:
- the lrp11 gene encoding low-density lipoprotein receptor-related protein 11 yields the protein MALPQHPRLLLLLLACVVLLAAVQRTHSRSLPISDLKSKISGVEELLEEFRKQLQQDQAYRAGEVSDSCVGDFNAEEERIIKTRASIEQGATFLLAPDRVYTWRDCLHACCSQPHCTVAVVQEDQRQTGDSLSCYLFNCTYRNKNVCSFAPQQGFSTYTRTVNTTLGPLPASPRKPEGHPEEEDAQEVDEPPRSDAGQDVVIQLPTDWAVLDGRDSVDDHGISHYEWTLIRGDTAINMKATHPGLLKVSGLQEGVYTFQMTVTDTAGQKSSDNVSVTVLAPKHQAEVCTGHCSNYQFKCDDGCCIDITFACDGKQHCPDRSDEDFCPNFDSSRKSVTHTADQSSPHRPVAQTQESEDVSMTQTGSKKTVESVVPPQDRSKATPPQSPSQQEAAASQDPCAATPVVGPCKGNFPRWYYDKNAGECKHFLYGGCQGNHNNFLQESDCVTECIQKSPAFKPATVAPPVTKQTEIVAPKVSQKQPDNDVPISKPYPVMGGHPVPESGAILPLALGIIITALLLLMIGCRLRLVRHKLKKARPLTTEESDYLINGMYL from the exons ATGGCTCTTCCTCAGCATcccaggctgctgctgctgctgctcgccTGTGTTGTTCTGTTAGCCGCAGTTCAACGCACCCACTCTCGCTCTTTGCCCATATCGGACCTGAAATCCAAAATATCCGGGGTGGAGGAACTCTTGGAAGAATTCCGCAAGCAGCTCCAGCAGGATCAGGCGTACAGGGCAGGTGAAGTGAGTGACTCCTGTGTGGGCGACTTCAACGCCGAGGAGGAGCGCATCATCAAGACCAGGGCCTCCATCGAGCAGGGGGCCACCTTCCTGCTAGCTCCGGACAGGGTGTACACCTGGAGGGACTGTCTGCACGCCTGCTGCTCCCAGCCGCACTGCACCGTGGCTGTGGTCCAGGAAGACCAGAGGCAGACCGGGGATAGTCTGAGCTGCTACCTGTTTAACTGCACCTACAGGAACAAAAATGTCTGCTCCTTCGCTCCACAGCAAGGCTTCAGTACATACACCCGGACTGTCAACACGACGCTGGGACCCCTCCCTGCTTCACCCAGGAAGCCAGAGGGACACCCCGAGGAGGAGGATGCGCAAG AAGTGGATGAGCCTCCCCGAAGTGATGCTGGACAGGACGTGGTGATCCAGCTGCCCACAGACTGGGCCGTCCTCGATGGACGGGACAGTGTGGACGACCACGGCATTAGCCACTATGAATGGACCCTCATCAGGGGTGACACAGCCATCAATATGAAG GCAACCCATCCGGGGCTGCTGAAGGTCAGTGGTCTGCAGGAGGGCGTCTACACCTTCCAGATGACTGTGACTGACACAGCGGGTCAGAAGAGCTCTGACAATGTCTCTGTTACTGTACTGGCACCAAAACATCAAGCAGAAG TGTGTACAGGTCACTGTTCAAATTACCAGTTCAAGTGTGATGATGGTTGCTGCATTGACATCACCTTCGCCTGTGATGGGAAGCAGCACTGTCCTGACCGCTCTGATGAAGACTTCTGCCCAAACT TTGACAGCAGCAGAAAGTCAGTGACCCACACTGCTGATCAATCAAGCCCTCATCGGCCTGTAGCACAGACTCAGGAATCTGAAGACGTCTCCATGACTCAGACTGGGTCCAAAAAGACCGTAGAGAGCGTTGTACCACCTCAGGACAGGAGCAAGGCCACTCCTCCACAGAGTCCTAGTCAACAGGAGGCTGCAGCCAGTCAAG ATCCATGTGCTGCCACTCCAGTTGTTGGACCCTGTAAAGGAAACTTCCCTCGCTGGTACTACGACAAAAATGCAGGGGAATGCAAACACTTCCTGTACGGTGGCTGCCAGGGCAACCATAACAACTTCCTCCAGGAGTCTGACTGTGTCACTGAATGTATACAGAAAA GCCCGGCTTTTAAACCAGCAACTGTGGCTCCTCCCGTCACCAAACAGACTGAGATAG ttgctCCAAAAGTCTCACAAAAGCAGCCAGACAATGACGTCCCCATCTCAAAACCATACCCAGTAATGGGAGGGCATCCAGTACCAGAATCAG GTGCGATCCTTCCTCTGGCTCTCGGTATAATCATCACAGCTCTCCTTCTTCTTATGATCGGCTGTCGACTCAGACTCGTCCGTCACAAGCTGAAGAAAGCCCGACCGCTGACCACGGAGGAGTCAGATTACCTCATTAATGGCATGTACCTGTAG